The Methanomicrobiales archaeon HGW-Methanomicrobiales-1 genome includes a region encoding these proteins:
- a CDS encoding DUF1917 domain-containing protein: MAEVDPEALADVAYGIFEHLLNRSLQAQEKYLYALVEGGIDFKPELEAIFQKFTEEYPQLAEAMLSRFSGLDTIYLQLRDGEGVLPTKTTQMYWIVQDAPGSAPEAIEDENAGKWLIFQEPDQSDAAWIKVRNATVALELGISAKVSTAKPNPDSRDNRKVIYVYTKDWADEADVMRVREKLRELGFVDRIGYKRNIETFAGEYAKKGKRVTYYSA; encoded by the coding sequence ATGGCGGAAGTCGATCCCGAAGCGCTGGCTGACGTGGCATACGGCATCTTCGAGCACCTCCTGAACAGGAGCCTCCAGGCACAGGAAAAATATCTCTATGCGCTTGTTGAAGGTGGTATTGACTTCAAACCGGAGCTTGAGGCTATTTTCCAGAAATTCACGGAAGAATACCCGCAGCTGGCTGAGGCAATGCTCTCCCGTTTTTCCGGCCTTGATACCATCTACCTGCAGCTCCGTGACGGTGAAGGGGTGCTTCCCACAAAGACCACGCAGATGTACTGGATTGTCCAGGATGCACCGGGCAGTGCGCCCGAAGCGATCGAAGACGAGAATGCGGGCAAGTGGCTGATCTTCCAGGAACCGGATCAGTCGGATGCAGCCTGGATCAAAGTGCGCAATGCAACCGTGGCGCTCGAACTGGGGATCTCGGCAAAAGTGAGCACGGCAAAACCCAACCCGGACTCCCGGGACAACCGCAAGGTAATCTATGTCTATACAAAGGACTGGGCGGATGAAGCCGATGTCATGCGGGTGCGCGAGAAACTGCGTGAGCTGGGTTTTGTTGACCGGATTGGTTACAAGCGCAATATCGAGACTTTTGCGGGAGAATACGCAAAGAAAGGAAAGCGGGTCACGTATTACAGCGCATAA
- a CDS encoding 50S ribosomal protein L40e — MAKFPEAEARLLNVKICMHCNARNAIRATSCRKCGYQNLRPKNKERKA; from the coding sequence ATGGCAAAATTCCCTGAAGCCGAAGCCCGGTTACTCAACGTGAAGATATGTATGCATTGCAACGCCCGCAATGCGATCCGCGCAACCAGCTGCCGCAAATGCGGTTACCAGAACCTGCGCCCCAAGAACAAAGAGCGAAAAGCGTAA
- the rdgB gene encoding non-canonical purine NTP pyrophosphatase, RdgB/HAM1 family codes for MKQKLTIVTSNANKAVEVAAFFSGTLEVSHVALEIPEHRSDDVGEIARGKAQYAYDQLRTPLIVDDTGFSIDALSGFPGPYAAYVLHTIGNTGILKLMDAVKNRQAHFTTAIAYADESGIRVFTGSIHGSITTSPRGENGFGYDPIVDINGRTLAEISLEEKSVMSHRAKALVAFRDWFLEKYPSGPLDTNG; via the coding sequence GTGAAACAGAAACTGACCATCGTTACCAGCAATGCGAACAAAGCCGTGGAGGTTGCTGCTTTTTTCAGCGGCACACTGGAAGTAAGCCACGTTGCGCTGGAAATCCCGGAGCACCGTTCCGATGATGTGGGCGAGATTGCACGAGGCAAAGCACAGTATGCCTACGACCAGCTCCGGACCCCTCTCATTGTTGACGATACCGGTTTTTCCATCGATGCCCTGAGCGGATTTCCCGGCCCATATGCTGCGTACGTCCTGCACACAATCGGCAATACCGGCATCCTGAAACTCATGGATGCCGTGAAAAACCGGCAGGCCCACTTCACCACCGCAATCGCGTATGCGGATGAATCCGGTATACGGGTATTCACCGGCTCAATACATGGCAGCATCACGACATCCCCGCGGGGGGAGAACGGATTCGGCTATGATCCGATTGTCGATATCAACGGGAGGACTCTTGCAGAGATATCCCTTGAAGAAAAAAGTGTGATGTCCCACCGGGCCAAAGCCCTTGTCGCATTTCGGGACTGGTTTTTGGAAAAATACCCGTCCGGCCCTCTTGACACAAACGGTTAA
- a CDS encoding zinc metalloprotease HtpX: protein MEWKRDWGLTSRVWLTGLLLLLLYIVFMGILMFVFPSASIWLFVILAVGMGSVQYFFSDKLVLWSTGARIIEEDEYPELHRTVEKLCKEADLPKPRIAIMQSPVPNAFATGRSPKHAVVACTDSIMRLLNKDELEAVLAHELAHVKNRDILTMTLASFIAMIASMIMQSFFFSALFGGRDREGGSWIIVMIVSVVVYAISTLLILALSRYREFAADRGSALITKNPRALISALNKISGRMDAVPPEYKAKVEAANAFFIIPALSGKSFMELLSTHPPLEKRIANLEKVETEMRGY from the coding sequence ATGGAATGGAAACGTGACTGGGGTCTTACCTCACGGGTCTGGCTGACAGGCCTGCTATTATTATTGCTCTATATTGTGTTCATGGGAATTCTCATGTTCGTATTCCCAAGTGCCAGCATCTGGTTATTTGTCATACTGGCAGTGGGTATGGGATCAGTCCAATACTTCTTCTCTGATAAGCTGGTGCTTTGGTCAACCGGGGCACGCATCATTGAAGAGGATGAATATCCTGAACTCCACCGGACCGTGGAAAAACTCTGCAAAGAAGCAGATCTCCCCAAGCCAAGGATTGCCATCATGCAGAGCCCGGTGCCAAACGCCTTTGCCACCGGCAGGAGCCCGAAGCATGCAGTCGTTGCCTGCACAGATTCGATCATGCGCCTGCTCAACAAGGATGAATTGGAAGCAGTACTTGCCCACGAACTTGCGCATGTAAAGAACCGCGATATCCTGACCATGACCTTAGCCAGTTTTATTGCGATGATCGCTTCGATGATCATGCAGAGCTTCTTCTTTTCCGCATTGTTCGGCGGGCGTGATCGCGAAGGGGGCAGTTGGATCATCGTCATGATCGTTTCAGTTGTTGTGTATGCGATCAGTACGCTGCTCATTCTCGCTCTTTCAAGATACCGCGAGTTCGCAGCAGATCGCGGCAGCGCGCTCATCACGAAAAATCCACGGGCATTAATCTCAGCGCTCAACAAGATCAGTGGCAGGATGGATGCGGTACCGCCGGAATACAAGGCAAAAGTCGAGGCGGCAAATGCATTCTTTATCATCCCTGCCCTTTCAGGCAAATCCTTCATGGAACTCTTATCCACGCACCCGCCACTTGAGAAGCGGATCGCCAATCTCGAGAAAGTCGAAACCGAGATGCGGGGCTATTAA
- a CDS encoding xanthine permease translates to MRPPDLEFGADDKPPLTTMFLLGLQHTGIVATAFVFPILVARAAGLEAGAAAFFVSMSMLANGISTIFQAIKHPEFGSGYLIPRVAGPNYVSASILALQSGGLSLLCGMTACSGVLQVVLSRVVQRLRVLFPVEVTGLVIMMLGVTVVPFALPQFFGMTGGATSPDPTVMAISIITLAVTVGITVWGRGQIRLFPLIVGMVVGYALCIATGLAGADPLGQIAASPLVALPDPRYFGLSFQPVLLIPFGIAAIVTFVKSVGEFSICQRINNTEWKRPDMKNIQSGLFADGIASGIGGLFGGMGQTGSSSNIGLSIATRSTSRYIGFMTGGILIVLAFLPFLATVFLIMPGPVIGGTLIYVAGFIIVGGFQTITTRMLDSRKIFVIGISFIFGISVYLIPGAYAGVPLLIRPLFDSALSLTTVIAIILNLVMRIGVKQRITATIDPSGSISDQIFTLMERQGEAWAARGEVIHRMAMALTQACELVTDEARTSGPVTVAVSFDEYNLDAEVSYTGTPLPLPEKRPSEEDILNDPSAMLLLGGYLIRSQADQASSSTSGGLAVLRIHMEH, encoded by the coding sequence ATGCGTCCACCGGATCTCGAGTTTGGAGCCGATGATAAGCCCCCGCTTACCACGATGTTCCTGCTCGGCCTCCAGCACACGGGGATTGTTGCGACGGCGTTTGTCTTCCCGATCCTGGTCGCCCGGGCTGCGGGCCTCGAGGCCGGGGCTGCTGCCTTCTTTGTCTCGATGTCGATGCTCGCCAACGGCATCTCAACGATATTCCAGGCAATAAAACACCCGGAGTTTGGTTCAGGGTATCTCATTCCAAGGGTGGCCGGTCCCAATTATGTCTCGGCCTCGATCCTCGCCCTCCAGTCCGGGGGCCTCTCGCTGCTCTGCGGTATGACCGCCTGTTCCGGCGTATTGCAGGTTGTACTCTCCCGGGTGGTGCAGCGGCTCCGCGTCCTCTTCCCGGTCGAAGTGACGGGCCTTGTTATCATGATGCTCGGGGTAACTGTCGTGCCCTTTGCCCTCCCGCAGTTCTTCGGCATGACCGGGGGGGCCACGTCCCCTGATCCGACCGTCATGGCGATCTCGATCATCACCCTTGCAGTCACGGTCGGGATTACGGTCTGGGGCCGGGGGCAGATCCGGCTCTTTCCGCTCATTGTCGGCATGGTTGTCGGGTACGCGCTCTGCATCGCGACCGGGCTTGCAGGAGCCGACCCGCTGGGGCAGATCGCCGCCTCGCCGCTGGTTGCCCTCCCCGACCCCCGCTACTTCGGGCTCTCCTTCCAGCCGGTGCTCCTGATCCCGTTCGGGATTGCAGCGATTGTCACGTTTGTGAAAAGTGTTGGCGAGTTCTCGATCTGTCAGCGGATCAATAACACGGAATGGAAACGGCCGGATATGAAAAACATCCAATCTGGGCTTTTTGCCGACGGGATTGCGTCGGGCATCGGCGGCCTGTTCGGGGGGATGGGCCAGACCGGGTCATCGTCGAATATCGGCCTCTCGATTGCCACCCGCTCGACCAGCCGGTACATCGGGTTCATGACCGGCGGGATCTTGATCGTGCTCGCCTTCCTCCCGTTCCTTGCCACGGTCTTTCTCATCATGCCGGGCCCGGTCATTGGCGGGACGCTCATCTACGTTGCCGGGTTCATCATCGTGGGCGGGTTCCAGACCATCACGACCCGGATGCTGGATTCCCGGAAGATCTTCGTGATCGGGATCTCGTTCATTTTCGGGATCAGCGTGTACCTCATTCCCGGGGCATACGCCGGCGTCCCGTTACTGATCCGCCCGCTCTTTGATTCGGCCCTCTCCTTGACAACGGTCATTGCCATCATCCTGAACCTGGTGATGCGGATCGGCGTGAAGCAGCGCATCACCGCGACCATCGATCCATCAGGCAGTATCTCGGACCAGATATTTACCCTGATGGAACGGCAGGGCGAGGCCTGGGCTGCAAGGGGAGAGGTTATCCACCGGATGGCAATGGCCCTGACGCAGGCCTGCGAACTTGTCACGGACGAGGCGCGAACCTCCGGTCCGGTGACGGTTGCGGTCTCGTTCGATGAGTACAACCTTGATGCGGAAGTCTCGTACACCGGCACCCCTCTCCCGTTACCCGAGAAGCGCCCGAGTGAAGAGGATATCCTCAACGATCCCTCCGCGATGCTCCTGCTCGGGGGCTATCTTATCCGTTCCCAGGCAGACCAGGCGAGTTCTTCAACATCGGGCGGGCTCGCGGTGCTCAGGATCCATATGGAGCACTGA